From Paracoccus suum, the proteins below share one genomic window:
- a CDS encoding glycosyltransferase family 2 protein yields MQKCLLPPAEQLRISVDAPLSSTREIYFEDEAGRCLLAIMCRTDRRSAKGSTRLVISRFEASGEWGPEISVDLPEGRVPGPFELRIGAVELEIVSGERVLLSCDPSRAMGPETVAHNMRILKTNCDLRAFSLQIGTEVAAQLALADRIAQTAPEADDALPGATLIMLSSAASMNDNRREAVQLDAHFAQVVVLDPAAEGEDAIDRSIDAAIAAVETSNVMVVSGEWTAADLSSIAAGYLLEDSDNVYMPLGFDMVVQPGTRWGMMLPARFRGRPSLRAVAGMVTVDPAFLALADWRAPSGWKVGPQLRAARNASARLPFEVDPGGATQLQLARPTRHPLVVTPPAMPQHALFAAGLRHMPLSRGFPQSVRQMLLTLASQADENCADDLVLCALTGEDLAHTVADAFRHPLSGIETVTEAGRPIALRLSPAVLADLMSPGFVRLAGPDSRRLLDAPQPDLPAMITTIVGMLSVAGVPVIDSIPSVPKAADSDDSDAPVDLIWCLPDAVLAEMVQRASTPSAAVAVRGVHRLCPSPATFAQLALQCAARQQLPFFEVASNLDLIDPKGDHVRRMVSQLERSGLLRDGDVLAGLVAMLVRRRYFDEVRKLVAAPVENAPPLTLLALRTAEIAASVFDPADTRFAGIPPESLLPDDLPRGASLAAFGEALTHYRAVRRDWPGVLATVDLVGNENLTNFSYEHWMMARIGAGQTKDTAEMIHRGRAGWRLHEWSYRRLLMQLAYRTGDPDQVRTAVADMLANDPEMAPLTAAPTVFTKLNGTPGIDLDEVACVIVARNEFGRLKWLHQYYRDLGIAQFVLVDNMSDDQTVAYFTAQPDVFVLQTDENYRDSRYGVKWHNEVCETYFRDRWVLTVDADEVLVFAGSDQPGAINDLVRRLDAGGDEAFLAPMIDMYADGALDQVDFQPGDSLIENFPLFDGTGYWFDRTASFPDTTVSGGVRIRRFWNDRHDPRLPHLSMQKAPLARWNEGFHYLSSTHEMTPCRVSSETGALLHFKFLPDFHARAMEEVRRNQHYEGAREYRVYAEILEDPANRSFRYPGSLQYEGPQTLIDAGLIVPPKTARAAGGRR; encoded by the coding sequence ATGCAGAAATGCCTCCTACCGCCCGCCGAGCAGCTGCGGATCAGCGTGGATGCCCCCCTCTCGTCCACGCGCGAGATTTATTTCGAGGACGAGGCCGGCCGCTGCCTGCTGGCGATCATGTGCCGGACCGACCGGCGCAGCGCAAAGGGTAGCACGCGCCTCGTCATCAGCCGCTTCGAGGCCTCCGGTGAATGGGGACCGGAGATTTCGGTCGACCTGCCCGAGGGCCGGGTGCCAGGCCCGTTCGAGCTGCGCATCGGCGCTGTCGAACTGGAGATTGTCTCAGGCGAGCGCGTCCTGCTGTCGTGCGATCCCTCCCGCGCGATGGGCCCCGAAACCGTCGCCCACAACATGCGCATCCTCAAGACCAACTGCGATTTGCGCGCTTTCAGCCTGCAGATCGGCACCGAGGTCGCGGCGCAGCTCGCGCTCGCCGACCGCATCGCCCAGACCGCGCCCGAGGCGGACGACGCCCTGCCGGGCGCCACGTTGATCATGCTGTCGTCAGCCGCCAGCATGAATGACAACCGTCGCGAGGCGGTACAACTGGACGCCCATTTCGCACAGGTCGTGGTCTTGGACCCCGCCGCCGAGGGCGAGGACGCAATCGATCGCAGCATCGACGCAGCGATCGCTGCGGTCGAGACGAGCAACGTGATGGTGGTCTCGGGGGAATGGACGGCGGCCGACCTCAGCAGCATCGCCGCGGGATACCTGCTTGAGGACAGCGACAACGTCTACATGCCGCTCGGTTTCGACATGGTGGTCCAGCCCGGCACCCGCTGGGGCATGATGCTGCCCGCGCGGTTCCGCGGCCGGCCGAGCCTGCGCGCGGTGGCCGGCATGGTCACGGTCGACCCCGCTTTCCTGGCACTGGCTGACTGGCGGGCACCCAGCGGCTGGAAGGTGGGACCGCAGTTGCGGGCGGCGCGCAACGCCAGCGCCCGCCTGCCGTTCGAAGTCGATCCTGGCGGCGCCACGCAGTTGCAGTTGGCGCGCCCGACACGCCACCCGCTGGTGGTGACGCCGCCGGCCATGCCGCAGCACGCGCTGTTTGCAGCCGGGCTGCGTCACATGCCGCTCAGCCGCGGGTTCCCGCAGTCGGTGCGGCAGATGCTGCTGACCCTCGCCAGCCAGGCGGATGAGAATTGCGCCGACGATCTCGTGCTCTGCGCGCTGACCGGCGAGGACTTGGCCCACACCGTGGCCGACGCGTTCCGCCATCCGCTGAGCGGGATCGAGACGGTGACCGAGGCAGGCCGTCCAATTGCGTTGCGCTTGTCGCCGGCTGTGCTCGCCGATCTGATGTCGCCCGGCTTCGTGCGCCTTGCCGGCCCGGACAGCCGGCGTCTGTTGGACGCGCCGCAGCCTGACCTGCCGGCGATGATCACGACTATCGTCGGCATGCTTTCGGTCGCGGGCGTGCCGGTGATCGACAGCATCCCCTCCGTTCCAAAAGCTGCCGATTCGGACGACAGCGACGCCCCCGTCGACCTGATCTGGTGCCTGCCCGACGCGGTCCTGGCGGAGATGGTGCAGCGCGCCTCGACTCCCTCGGCCGCAGTCGCAGTGCGCGGGGTGCACCGCCTCTGTCCTTCGCCCGCGACCTTTGCCCAGCTTGCGCTGCAATGCGCGGCTCGGCAGCAATTGCCCTTCTTCGAGGTCGCCTCGAACCTCGATCTGATCGATCCCAAGGGCGATCACGTCCGGCGGATGGTCAGCCAGCTTGAGCGCAGCGGGTTGCTGCGCGACGGCGACGTGTTGGCCGGCCTCGTCGCGATGCTTGTCCGGCGCCGCTATTTCGATGAGGTCCGCAAGCTGGTCGCGGCCCCGGTCGAGAACGCCCCGCCGTTGACACTGCTGGCGCTGCGCACGGCCGAGATTGCGGCCTCGGTGTTCGACCCGGCCGACACCCGCTTTGCCGGCATCCCGCCGGAGTCGCTGTTGCCGGACGACCTGCCGCGCGGCGCTTCCCTCGCGGCTTTTGGCGAGGCGTTGACCCATTACCGTGCGGTTCGCCGCGATTGGCCAGGCGTGCTGGCGACGGTCGATCTGGTCGGCAACGAGAACCTGACCAATTTCAGCTATGAGCACTGGATGATGGCCCGGATCGGCGCCGGCCAGACCAAGGACACGGCCGAGATGATCCATCGCGGCCGCGCAGGCTGGCGGCTGCACGAGTGGAGCTATCGCCGCTTGCTGATGCAACTGGCCTATCGCACCGGCGATCCGGACCAGGTCCGCACTGCCGTCGCAGACATGCTGGCCAACGATCCCGAGATGGCGCCCCTGACCGCTGCGCCGACGGTGTTCACCAAGCTGAATGGCACGCCCGGCATCGATCTGGACGAAGTTGCCTGCGTGATCGTCGCCCGCAACGAGTTCGGCCGCCTCAAGTGGTTGCACCAGTACTACCGAGACCTGGGCATCGCCCAGTTCGTGCTGGTCGATAACATGTCCGACGACCAGACTGTCGCCTACTTCACCGCGCAGCCCGACGTATTCGTGCTGCAGACCGACGAAAACTACCGCGACTCTCGCTATGGCGTGAAATGGCACAACGAAGTGTGCGAGACCTATTTCCGCGATCGCTGGGTGCTGACGGTCGATGCGGACGAGGTGCTGGTGTTTGCCGGCTCGGACCAGCCGGGCGCGATCAACGATCTCGTGCGCCGCCTCGATGCGGGCGGGGATGAGGCGTTCTTGGCGCCGATGATAGACATGTATGCCGATGGCGCGCTGGATCAGGTGGATTTCCAGCCCGGCGATTCGCTGATCGAGAACTTCCCGCTGTTCGACGGCACCGGCTACTGGTTCGACCGCACGGCCAGCTTCCCCGACACCACGGTGTCAGGGGGCGTGCGCATCCGCCGGTTCTGGAACGACCGCCATGATCCACGCCTGCCGCACCTGTCGATGCAAAAGGCGCCGCTGGCCCGCTGGAACGAGGGGTTTCACTATCTGTCCTCGACCCATGAGATGACGCCTTGCCGGGTGTCGTCGGAAACCGGAGCGCTGCTGCATTTCAAGTTCCTGCCCGATTTCCACGCCCGAGCCATGGAAGAGGTGCGCCGCAACCAGCATTACGAGGGCGCGCGCGAATACCGGGTCTATGCCGAGATCCTCGAGGACCCGGCGAACCGCAGCTTCCGTTATCCGGGTTCGCTGCAATACGAAGGACCGCAGACGCTGATCGACGCGGGCCTGATCGTCCCGCCAAAAACCGCCCGCGCGGCTGGCGGGCGTCGCTGA
- a CDS encoding prephenate dehydratase, protein MKPTNCIAFQGEPGAYSHQACRQARPDMEALPCPTFEETVEACRSGAADLAMLPVENSTYGRVADIHHLLPESGLHILDETFVRVHISLLGVPGARLQDVREAMSHTVLLGQCRGFLRQHGIRTVTAADTAGSALAVAEARDPQRAALASPLAGEIYGLTPLAEQIEDRGNNTTRFLIMGRTPDRTPRSNASGGTQMMTSFVFRVRNIPAALYKAMGGFATNGVNMTKLESYMVDGVFTATQFYADVEGHPDEPALARALEELTYFTSSLTILGVYPADPLRASQAVAGT, encoded by the coding sequence ATGAAGCCCACCAATTGCATCGCCTTCCAAGGCGAACCCGGTGCCTACAGCCACCAAGCCTGCCGCCAGGCCCGCCCGGACATGGAAGCCCTGCCCTGCCCGACCTTCGAGGAGACGGTCGAGGCCTGCCGGTCGGGCGCGGCGGACCTGGCCATGCTGCCGGTCGAGAATTCGACCTATGGCCGCGTCGCAGACATCCACCACCTGCTGCCCGAAAGCGGCCTTCACATCCTCGACGAGACGTTCGTGCGCGTTCACATCAGCCTGCTGGGCGTGCCCGGCGCGCGGCTGCAGGATGTGCGCGAGGCCATGAGCCATACCGTCCTGCTGGGCCAGTGCCGGGGCTTTCTGCGCCAGCACGGGATTCGCACCGTGACGGCGGCGGACACCGCTGGCTCTGCCCTCGCCGTCGCCGAGGCGCGCGATCCGCAGCGCGCGGCGCTCGCCTCGCCCCTCGCCGGCGAGATTTACGGGCTGACCCCGCTGGCCGAGCAGATCGAGGATCGGGGCAACAACACCACTCGCTTCCTGATCATGGGCCGGACCCCGGACCGTACGCCGCGCAGCAATGCCTCAGGCGGCACGCAGATGATGACCAGCTTTGTCTTCCGCGTGCGCAACATTCCCGCGGCGCTTTACAAGGCGATGGGCGGCTTCGCGACCAACGGGGTGAACATGACCAAGCTGGAAAGCTACATGGTCGACGGCGTGTTCACCGCGACCCAGTTCTACGCCGATGTCGAGGGGCATCCGGACGAGCCGGCGCTCGCCCGCGCGCTGGAGGAGCTGACCTACTTCACCAGCAGCCTGACCATCCTCGGTGTCTATCCCGCCGATCCGTTGCGCGCGTCGCAGGCAGTCGCCGGGACATAA